Proteins encoded in a region of the Armatimonadota bacterium genome:
- a CDS encoding ATP synthase subunit gamma: MATLRQIRQRIRIARNIQQITRAMKLIAAARLKRAQDRVLAARPYSEKMQTLIGTLALASGEIEHPLLQSREQVRRVGVLLITADRGLCGSYNTNIIRRCLEFVQQYGPEQVRLLTVGKKGMQFMQRRGYSPVQHYTVPLSGPTVAHAQEIARTAQEMFLSEEVDEFYLAFSRFRSALVQIPIVQRILPVEQVELEGGHAAHLEFIFEPSADELLKRLLPRYVFNLVFQALLEATASEHGARMTAMSSATDNAGKMISTLTLNLNRARQAAITKEILEVVSGAEALKESE; encoded by the coding sequence ATGGCAACACTCAGGCAGATACGACAGCGTATCCGTATCGCGCGCAATATCCAGCAAATCACCCGCGCGATGAAGCTGATAGCTGCCGCGCGACTGAAGCGGGCGCAGGACCGCGTGCTGGCAGCGCGCCCTTATTCGGAGAAGATGCAAACGCTCATTGGCACGCTGGCGCTGGCAAGCGGTGAGATAGAGCATCCGCTTTTGCAAAGCCGTGAGCAGGTACGTCGTGTGGGCGTTTTGCTCATCACTGCCGACAGAGGGCTATGCGGCAGCTACAACACCAACATCATACGTCGTTGTCTGGAATTCGTGCAGCAATACGGACCGGAGCAGGTGCGCCTGTTGACGGTGGGCAAGAAGGGGATGCAGTTCATGCAGCGGCGCGGCTATTCGCCCGTGCAGCACTACACCGTCCCGCTATCCGGTCCCACTGTTGCGCACGCTCAGGAGATTGCCCGTACAGCGCAGGAAATGTTCTTGTCGGAGGAGGTAGATGAGTTCTACCTGGCGTTCAGCCGCTTCCGCAGCGCGCTGGTGCAAATCCCTATCGTGCAACGTATCCTGCCTGTAGAGCAAGTGGAGTTGGAAGGTGGTCACGCTGCCCATTTGGAGTTCATCTTCGAGCCGTCCGCCGACGAGCTGCTTAAACGGCTGCTGCCACGCTATGTGTTCAATTTGGTCTTTCAGGCACTGCTGGAAGCTACGGCGAGTGAGCATGGCGCACGCATGACCGCTATGTCCTCCGCAACCGATAATGCGGGTAAAATGATATCGACACTCACTCTCAACCTGAACCGCGCCCGACAGGCGGCGATTACCAAAGAGATACT